A part of Papilio machaon chromosome 23, ilPapMach1.1, whole genome shotgun sequence genomic DNA contains:
- the LOC106716909 gene encoding vitellogenin, with product MKFLVITALLVAVSSGRLSSDNQQSEQTQQWPWQVGKVYRYDVESHTLARLHEGASSGSAFRTRLIVRVKAPGQLQARLENPQHAQVNQELSDGQLPQDLKYQPAQNLDKPFEINLVGGRVQSLNLPASVPLAQENLLKGLIGALQVDLSPHRNVRSPHDTYDKEIQQGHFRKMETDVTGDCQTLYTVSPVASEWRRELPKFAEEEEPIEITKSKNYGHCHHRVDYHFGVPEGAEWAGTAHRTGEDQLIKRATVSRILAGKQGPIYKAETTSTVHVHPLLHGKQKAEVLSQVIVTLDSQEQDSEPEWETPEGSRPIQNLLYSLTPKQVNIEDSSSSSSSSSSESHENRDQQGYNQDSPKNRQRRSSGLKKIVTANRVVIKKRSNDRSSSSDSSSSSQSNSAYINDDVPRSNEPAYAALYLNPQPHGDKKQNPMNAQKLVQEIAQQLQNPNNMPKGDFLSKFNILVRVIASMSSGQLSQTSRSIEIAKSSNNNLKSDMWMIYRDAVTQAGTLPAFQQIKTWIQTKKIQGEEAAEVTASLPNTLRYPTKELMAQFFELAMNEEVRQQRYLNNSALIAATKFINMGQVNNRTAHSYYPTHMYGRLSNKDDDFVLKQVLPRLQQELSQAVENDDRHKQQVYIKAIGNLGHRAILEVFAPYLEGQIKVSNYIRTQMVNNLQTLAKQEDNHARAVLFSILKNTAEHYEVRVAAIRNIFMGRPNSPMMQSMAEMTHHDPSIQVRAALKSTIESAAALKNPRYFELARTAQAAKDMLTKEEFGKQDSAKYFDENHDEDSENTILSVISQIGSRDNLWPKQFSYVMKNKAGGWDKPESISTSVSSVQRVMDYLKEQLFGNNAKDNNDDVNHKYSAKKVAQMLNIKSNNAEPLGASFQINFMNQERFFAFDEGDLQMLAQSIKQYAQEFEKGVDKHYTKVFNQDQISVMFPVATGMPFIYKYKEPTVFHIMSKAKGQYEMKSPKEYSGSMDKDIHFTYAKNIDGSVGFLDTLSNQHSSAGVVTKLQLYIPIKMQVQVKTGEVQVSVSSLEPEQDHTILHYSSWPYTANQKKDTLTPISQDPTTKLVARNNKVVALDTKFGQQVGIQFQLQGYSYSNDFKSIRNKFDWDHPMSSIASAIYQKDIAQTHFNLKHLGKQSKNKDIKLTFAYDAYYNQKQDGQYNPTASDIKDVSPNSEERRKELVKRAVTGINTAKAQVVDFSVTFEGAQKVEYVATAAIGDSPVDDKVQYAIFAGKNSPQGNTQINGVGKHNKPESTTFNYQEALKKDLKMPFDLDIRYGPSGNIHMNGQVERSKKYGDELKNLPLAKQCDQEIAQGNQYQRACYQMIIKSQALDSLRNTVTYKDVSPAVKNFVFQAYKIAESLGYWQTEVNPFKTLPEGRLEYSIEASYLTNSLHLVLNSRYGEVQVKNMYIPDVAASVVSAYRPINTYERVSNHYSRQQYQPYCSVDGTRVKTFSGRSYEYPLTKSWHVVMLQDAEHPGQSNEQVAILARKPNSNEKQQELYISYKSEYGKQLEIEIQPTEGSKQQQVKVTTNAKKVSDGDLTMYWDDEEERPILQYHTESDGTLMLNIREDRLRIMYDGYRSVVLNRESRNSSRGICGQMSGDERDDYLTPNGLVDRPEHYGASYALDDENSDPKTKQLKEQAKEKAYEPEIHYTTILRSDQEWKSAMHSSSSSEEDWGSQSVYRSRSYSKQPGPCKVQQQVQYYENHGEICITTKPLNSCQSSCRGDGYKVQAAQVVCRPKLDQQFRAYRDQIKQGQNPQVNGVPQNKQFRVPSSCLA from the exons ATGAAGTTTCTGGTGATAACGGCGCTTTTAG tcGCCGTTTCATCTGGTCGACTCAGCAGTGACAACCAGCAATCTGAACAAACGCAACAATGGCCGTGGCAAGTAGGCAAGGTGTACCGCTACGACGTGGAGTCCCATACCCTGGCGCGGCTGCACGAGGGTGCTAGCTCAGGCAGCGCCTTCAGGACCAGGCTCATTGTGCGTGTCAAGGCACCTGGACAACTGCAGGCTAGACTTGAAAACCCTCAACATGCTCAGGTCAATCAGGAGCTTTCGGACGGTCAACTACCTCAAGACCTCAAGTACCAACCGGCGCAAAATCTCGATAAACCTTTCGAGATCAACCTTGTGGGCGGTCGCGTCCAATCTCTCAACTTGCCCGCATCGGTACCGTTAGCTCAAGAGAACTTGCTCAAAGGTCTCATCGGCGCTCTGCAAGTAGACCTCTCGCCGCACAGAAACGTTCGCAGCCCTCACGACACCTACGATAAAGAAATCCAGCAGGGCCACTTCAGAAAAATGGAAACCGATGTCACTGGTGACTGTCAAACTTTGTACACGGTCTCCCCGGTCGCATCCGAGTGGCGCCGTGAGCTACCCAAATTCGCCGAAGAAGAGGAACCGATTGAAATCACCAAAAGCAAGAATTATGGTCACTGTCATCACCGCGTTGATTACCACTTCGGTGTGCCCGAAGGCGCTGAATGGGCCGGTACCGCTCACAGGACCGGTGAAGACCAGCTAATCAAACGCGCCACCGTATCCCGCATCCTCGCCGGCAAGCAGGGTCCTATCTACAAAGCGGAAACTACCAGTACCGTCCACGTGCATCCTCTCTTACACGGCAAACAGAAGGCTGAAGTACTCAGTCAAGTGATAGTAACGTTAGACTCGCAAGAACAGGACAGTGAACCTGAGTGGGAAACACCAGAAGGTAGCCGACCGATTCAAAATCTTTTGTATTCCCTTACACCCAAGCAAGTTAACATTGAAGACAGCTCCTCGTCATCATCATCCTCATCCTCGGAGTCTCACGAGAATCGCGATCAACAGGGATATAACCAGGATTCCCCTAAAAATAGGCAACGTCGTTCTTCAGGACTCAAAAAGATCGTAACTGCTAACAGAGTCGTTATTAAGAAACGTAGTAATGATCGTTCTAGCTCATCAGACTCTTCCAGTTCTAGCCAGTCGAATTCTGCTTACATCAACGATGATGTACCAAGGAGCAATGAACCAGCATACGCTGCTCTTTACTTGAACCCCCAACCGCACGGCGATAAGAAACAGAACCCAATGAATGCCCAGAAATTGGTCCAGGAAATCGCTCAGCAATTACAGAATCCCAACAATATGCCTAAAGGTGATTTCCTTTCCAAGTTCAATATTTTGGTGCGTGTTATTGCATCTATGAGCTCGGGACAACTGAGCCAGACCAGTCGCAGTATCGAAATTGCGAAGTCTTCAAACAACAACCTGAAATCTGACATGTGGATGATCTACCGCGATGCAGTCACACAGGCCGGAACCTTACCTGCATTCCAACAAATCAAAACTTGGATCCAGACGAAGAAAATTCAAGGAGAAGAAGCCGCAGAAGTAACAGCATCTCTGCCAAACACTCTTCGCTATCCAACAAAGGAACTGATGGCACAATTCTTTGAACTTGCTATGAACGAGGAAGTTCGTCAACAGAGATACCTTAACAACAGTGCTCTGATTGCCGCTACCAAATTCATCAACATGGGCCAAGTCAACAACAGAACTGCTCATTCTTACTACCCTACTCACATGTACGGACGTCTATCAAATAAAGATGATGACTTTGTTCTTAAGCAAGTTCTTCCACGTCTGCAACAGGAATTATCGCAAGCGGTAGAAAACGATGATCGTCACAAGCAACAGGTTTACATTAAAGCAATTGGAAATTTGGGACACCGCGCTATCCTGGAGGTATTCGCCCCATACCTTGAGGGCCAAATCAAAGTATCGAATTATATTCGTACCCAAATGGtgaataatttacaaactCTGGCGAAACAAGAAGACAATCACGCCCGCGCTGTGTTGTTCAGTATACTGAAAAACACTGCTGAACATTATGAAGTGCGTGTCGCCGCTATTAGGAACATTTTCATGGGACGTCCTAATAGTCCTATGATGCAGTCAATGGCTGAAATGACTCATCATGATCCCAGCATTCAAGTTCGCGCCGCATTGAAGTCTACCATTGAATCAGCAGCTGCGTTGAAGAATCCTCGATACTTCGAACT TGCCAGGACCGCACAAGCCGCCAAGGATATGCTGACCAAGGAAGAGTTCGGCAAACAAGATTCTGCTAAGTACTTTGACGAGAACCATGATGAAGATAGCGAAAATACCATCTTGAGTGTCATCTCCCAAATTGGAAGCCGTGACAACCTTTGGCCTAAGCAATTTAGCTACGTGATGAAGAACAAAGCTGGAGGCTGGGATAAACCAGAATCA aTTTCAACATCTGTATCGAGCGTTCAGAGGGTTATGGATTACTTAAAAGAGCAACTTTTTGGTAACAATGCTAAGGACAACAACGATGATGTTAACCATAAATATTCTGCTAAGAAGGTCGCTCAGATGCTGAATATCAAGAGCAACAATGCTGAACCTTTAGGCGCATCGTTCCAGATTAACTTCATGAACCAAGAAAGGTTCTTTGCGTTCGATGAAGGCGATTTACAAATGTTAGCCCAAAGCATTAAGCAATACGCTCAGGAATTCGAAAAGGGAGTCGACAAGCATTACACGAAAGTCTTCAACCAGGACCAAATTTCCGTTATGTTCCCGGTGGCAACTGGTATGCCCTTCATCTATAAATACAAGGAACCGACTGTCTTCCACATCATGAGTAAGGCAAAGGGACAATACGAAATGAAGTCGCCGAAAGAATACTCTGGATCGATGGATAAGGATATTCATTTCACGTACGCCAAGAATATCGATGGAAGCGTTGGCTTTTTGGACACATTGTCGAACCAACACTCTAGTGCAGGAGTTGTTACCAAATTACAGCTGTACATACCAATTAAAATGCAAGTGCAGGTAAAGACCGGCGAAGTACAGGTGTCTGTTTCTTCACTGGAACCGGAGCAGGATCACACAATCTTGCATTACAGCTCTTGGCCGTACACCGCTAACCAGAAGAAGGATACGCTTACACCGATATCTCAAGACCCGACCACTAAATTGGTTGCACGCAACAACAAGGTAGTTGCACTCGATACCAAATTCGGTCAACAAGTCGGTATACAGTTCCAGCTACAAGGTTACTCTTATTCAAACGATTTCAAGAGCATAAGAAACAAATTTGATTGGGATCATCCAATGTCCAGCATTGCATCTGCCATTTACCAGAAAGACATCGCTCAGACACATTTCAACCTTAAACACCTTGGAAAACAATCCAAAAACAAGGACATTAAGTTAACGTTTGCATACG ATGCGTACTACAATCAAAAGCAAGATGGCCAGTATAACCCTACTGCTTCTGATATTAAAGATGTCTCACCGAATAGCGAAGAACGGCGGAAGGAGCTCGTGAAGAGAGCAGTTACTGGTATCAACACGGCGAAAGCACAAGTGGTCGACTTTAGTGTAACATTTGAGGGAGCACAGAAAGTAGAATACGTAGCCACAGCCGCTATCGGTGACAGTCCTGTTGATGACAAGGTGCAATATGCTATATTCGCTGGCAAGAACTCACCCCAAGGCAACACCCAAATTAACGGCGTAGGTAAACATAACAAGCCCGAATCAACAACTTTCAACTACCAAGAGGCTCTGAAGAAAGACCTGAAGATGCCTTTTGATTTGGATATTCGCTATGGACCGAGTGGAAATATACATATGAACGGACAGGTTGAGCGCAGCAAGAAATACGGAGACGAACTTAAGAATCTACCCCTTGCCAAACAGTGCGACCAGGAAATAGCTCAAGGCAACCAATACCAACGCGCTTGTTACCAAATGATCATCAAATCTCAAGCTCTTGACAGCCTGAGGAACACGGTGACCTACAAAGATGTGAGCCCGGCGGTCAAGAACTTTGTTTTCCAAGCCTACAAAATCGCCGAAAGCCTGGGTTACTGGCAAACTGAAGTAAATCCATTCAAGACGTTGCCAGAAGGCAGACTGGAATATAGCATTGAAGCATCGTACTTAACCAACTCCTTGCATTTGGTGTTGAACTCTAGATACGGCGAAGTTCAAGTCAAGAACATGTATATCCCAGATGTAGCTGCCAGCGTTGTATCCGCTTACAGGCCAATCAATACTTATGAACGTGTTTCCAACCACTACAGTCGCCAGCAATATCAAC cTTACTGCTCTGTTGATGGTACGAGAGTGAAGACTTTCAGTGGCCGTAGCTACGAGTACCCGTTGACAAAGTCCTGGCATGTTGTCATGCTGCAGGACGCCGAGCACCCCGGCCAGTCAAATGAACAAGTCGCCATCCTAGCAAGGAAGCCTAACAGCAACGAGAAACAGCAGGAGCTGTACATATCGTACAA ATCCGAGTATGGAAAACAGTTGGAAATTGAAATCCAGCCTACTGAAGGTTCCAAGCAACAGCAAGTCAAAGTAACAACCAACGCGAAGAAGGTTTCCGACGGCGACTTGACAATGTATTGGGATGATGAGGAAGAAAGGCCCATTCTGCAATACCATACTGAATCCGATGGAACTCTTATGTTGAACATCCGCGAAGATCGTCTTCGTATCATGTACGATGGGTACAGATCTGTAGTACTTAACCGTGAAAGCCGTAACAGCTCCAGAGGTATCTGTGGACAAATGAGCGGTGACGAACGCGACGACTATCTGACACCGAACGGACTCGTCGACAGGCCCGAGCATTACGGCGCTTCTTACGCTTTGGACGACGAGAACAGCGATCCTAAAACCAAACAGCTGAAGGAACAAGCCAAGGAGAAGGCATACGAGCCCGAAATCCACTACACTACAATACTCAGATCGGACCAAGAGTGGAAGAGCGCAATGCATTCCTCGTCTTCCTCAGAAGAGGATTGGGGATCACAGAGCGTGTACAGATCGAGGAGTTATTCGAAGCAACCTGGACCGTGCAAGGTTCAGCAGCAAGTCCAGTACTACGAGAACCACGGAGAAATCTGTATCACCACTAAACCATTAAACTCTTGCCAGTCCTCTTGCCGCGGTGATGGTTACAAGGTTCAAGCGGCTCAAGTCGTGTGCAGACCGAAATTAGATCAGCAATTCCGCGCTTACAGAGACCAGATCAAACAGGGCCAAAACCCGCAGGTGAATGGTGTACCACAGAACAAACAATTCAGAGTTCCCAGTTCTTGCCTAgcgtaa